Proteins from a single region of Sesamum indicum cultivar Zhongzhi No. 13 linkage group LG5, S_indicum_v1.0, whole genome shotgun sequence:
- the LOC105162891 gene encoding general transcription factor 3C polypeptide 5, translated as MGIIEEGSISGVLPSCSKAFAVHYPGYPSSTERAIETLGGSQGILKVRTDKLNKLELHFRPEDPYSHPAFGEIQPCNNFLLKISRKKVKDISEHASEDSFHLKQNTESIETVEHINRPERESFSACSEVKGQIESVAQEQLHADIVARVSEAYHFNGMVDYQHVLAVHADVNRRKKRNWAEVEPQFEKGGLMDVDQEDLMILVPPLFSVKDLPEKVVLKTSGDLSLRKKQEGVFQHQWEMEIEQCLAIDFNIKEIPKKVNWEKSIPRNSDRWQWQMAVCELFEERPIWLKHSLAEHLLDQGLNIGNKMLKRLLFIAAYYFSNGPYLRFWIRKGYDPRKDPESRIYQRTDFRVPPSLRSYCDTHEISRWEDICAFRVFPRKTQISLQLFELKDDYIQQEIRKPTSQESCSLQTGWFSSHVIDSLRLRVAQRFLSVYPESGAESLLKSVSHRFEKSKRMQLNVKDLKVHSEGKQADKEVLESEDKETNDEVEYEEDEEDEMEDDNLGDDVDADEALELVDGDRNFPLQDSYMDNENISKDYLQDLFGSFPFGAAGGDEMQDTDPQDDGYQIYEQYSDGDYSDDEDY; from the exons ATGGGGATCATCGAAGAGGGTTCCATTTCGGGTGTTTTACCGAGTTGCAGCAAGGCATTTGCAGTTCATTACCCTGGTTATCCTTCTTCCACTGAACGTGCAATCGAGACTCTGGGTGGTAGCCAAGGCATTCTCAAG GTTCGTACTGACAAGTTGAACAAGTTGGAGCTACATTTTCGTCCTGAAGATCCATATTCACACCCAGCCTTTGGGGAGATCCAGCCCTGCAATAATTTTCTGTTGAAAATTTCCAGAAAGAAAGTTAAGGACATATCTGAGCATGCATCAGAGGATTCATTTCATCTTAAGCAGAATACTGAATCAATAGAAACCGTGGAACATATAAACCGACCGGAACGGGAATCCTTTTCAGCTTGTTCAGAAGTCAAAGGACAGATCGAGAGTGTAGCTCAGGAGCAGCTTCATGCTGATATTGTGGCTAGAGTCTCTGAGGCATATCACTTCAATG GCATGGTGGATTACCAGCATGTACTTGCTGTTCATGCTGATgtaaatagaagaaaaaagagaaattggGCTGAAGTAGAACCACAATTTG AGAAAGGTGGTCTGATGGATGTCGATCAGGAggatttaatgattttagtGCCACCTCTTTTCTCAGTTAAGGATCTCCCAGAAAAAGTAGT TTTAAAAACATCTGGAGATCTGAGTTtgagaaagaaacaagaggGGGTCTTCCAACATCAATGGGAG ATGGAGATAGAGCAGTGCCTTGCCATTGACTTCAATATCAAAG AGATTCCTAAGAAAGTAAACTGGGAGAAATCCATACCCAGGAACTCAGATCGATGGCAGTGGCAGATGGCTGTCTGTGAATTGTTTGAGGAGCGTCCTATATGGCTCAAACATTCACTAGCTGAGCATTTACTTGACCAAGGTCTGAATATTGGAAACAAAATGCTCAAAAG GCTTCTTTTTATAGCAGCATATTACTTTTCAAACGGTCCATACCTGAGGTTCTGGATAAGGAAAGGATATGATCCCCGCAAGGACCCTGAATCTCGCAT ATACCAGAGGACTGATTTCCGAGTACCACCATCTTTACGAAGTTATTGTGACACGCATGAGATATCTAG GTGGGAGGATATTTGTGCATTTCGAGTTTTCCCCCGCAAAACCCAGATTTCATTGCAACTCTTTGAACTTAAGGATGACTACATTCAACAAGAAATCAGAAAACCTACCAGTCAAGAAAGCTGCAgt CTGCAAACAGGGTGGTTTTCATCACATGTGATTGATAGCTTGAGATTGCGTGTTGCTCAGAGGTTTCTGTCAGTATATCCTGAGTCTGGTGCGGAATCCTTGTTGAAATCTGTTTCTCATCGGTTTGAGAAGTCTAAGAGAATGCAGCTTAATGTGAAGGATTTGAAAGTTCATTCAGAGGGCAAACAAGCTGATAAAG AAGTTTTAGAAAGTGAAGACAAAGAAACTAATGATGAAGTTGAATAcgaggaagatgaagaagatgaaatGGAGGATGACAATCTTGGAGATGATGTGGATGCTGATGAGGCGCTCGAGCTG GTTGATGGGGACAGGAATTTTCCCCTACAAGATTCAT ATATGGACAACGAGAACATCTCGAAGGACTATCTACAGGACCTTTTTGGTAGTTTCCCTTTTGGTGCTGCCGGTGGCGATGAAATGCAAGACACTGACCCCCAAGATGATGGATATCAGATTTATGAACAATACAGCGATGGCGACTACTCTGATGATGAGGATTATTAG